The Arachis ipaensis cultivar K30076 chromosome B03, Araip1.1, whole genome shotgun sequence region ttattattacaTTTTGCATGCAATAAATAATTAATGTTATAATGAAGTCAAAAGGATTCTGACTTTCATTTCCGATGTAATAAAAGCTAGAAAAATTGCgtctttttcttatcttatccttgtaatctgtgttcatctttttttttttttaatgatttttgaTAAACATTTGTAttcatctttgatttccaaattaTATTACAGTACTTTTTATACTTTAATTAATTAGCGTCATCATGATGGTGATAACATTCCTAATTAGAACTAGAAGCTTGCAGATCCTaagctaaaattaaaattaacaaagaaTGNNNNNNNNNNNNNNNNNNNNNNNNNNNNNNNNNNNNNNNNNNNNNNNNNNNNNNNNNNNNNNNNNNNNNNNNNNNNNNNNNNNNNNNNNNNNNNNNNNNNNNNNNNNNNNNNNNNNNNNNNNNNNNNNNNNNNNNNNNNNNNNNNNNNNNNNNNNNNNNNNNNNNNNNNNNNNNNNNNNNNNNNNNNNNNNNNNNNNNNNNNNNNNNNNNNNNNNNNNNNNNNNNNNNNNNNNNNNNNNNgttgaaaattttaatttcaaactaattaattttaaaaaaaaatatcaatttaattttttataataataaataataaacataatataTCTTTCTATCGATTTATCAAGTAAAATTTATCATAATGTTTTTTATGTGCATTAatagtaataaaataataagcTAAAATTATGTaccgattttaatattatataataatatcataTGTCTAAAATATCAGGCTATTTCTGTTCTATTTTCTTTCATTGGTTTCATCAATATTCCTCTTCTATTATCTTTCATTATATTATATAAGGTCTAATTTGCCAATAAGCTTCAAGCACCAAAACACAATTCGcctaataattaatagaaaatattcaTCATTCGTTTCAATTTCGTAAGTGTTCAATCTTTGATGTATTATTTTTTCATAtcctttgcttttttttttcttttctttttttctatttacttcttcttcaatgtttttttaagatttatttcatacttttcttctatatttccttttctatttttatttataacaATCTATGTAAAGAATAATTACATAGTGGAAgttgttaaaaatattattaaattaacaTCTATAATTACATATATAACATTCATATTTGTATATATTACATATAATAATTCTCAATTCCATGCAACACATCTAGTATTAGTGTACTGAACCTCCACAAAATCGGATAAAACCGAACAAATACTTCGCCTCAACGGCTCAAATCAAACGAATCACGTCCCGCGGATCTCGGATTAAAACGTCCCACTCAATCTCGGACTACAACAAATAAGAATCACGGAGGCTAACGAACCACTAAGTGAACAGACTACGTTATAAAACCAGGCCGAGGAATTAAGCAACACACACGAGAAAGAGAAAAAACCCAGCATACTCACTGAGATCACCCCTACTCTCATCCACCTCttttatttaatcttttattttactGATTTGGGTAtcggagtcctttttgcaggtaCCACGCTCGGGTTCAGATTCTTGAAGATACAATTCAACCAGCTTGGGTTGCCGAGCTTAGCTCGATTGATAGAAAACCGACGTATAGCTCGGTATCAGTATCCATACAGGaatatttggcgcccaccgtggggcccgaTAGTCTAATTTCGCCCACGATCATTTTAATTCTCATAATTTATCTGCATCTAcctttgttttcattcttctttgcaGGAAGGACATTATGACCGATTACTCGGAAACTCAACAACCCCCCCGAACTAATGCCGATCTCACGGCCGCAAATGCCGCACTCCTAGCAGAGAATCAGCGAATGGCCGAAATATTGGCAGCAATGCAAAACAACGGAGATCGGAAGGTCGACAGCAAAAGGACAAACGCTGACCAGCACGAAGAGCATCAATCTGAGTCAAACGCTAAGACGGGGGAAACTACGCTGAAAATCGAGAGACGACGAGCCAACCCGTTCTCTGAAGAAATAATGAATTTCAAAATGCCCATGAACTTTACGCTCCCAATGACCCTAACACCATACAAGGGCGTCGGGGACCCTAAAGTGCATGTCACGAAATTCGAATCCATGATGTTCTTGAANCTTACTATGGTTTTTCAATTTGCCTGCAGGGTCTATAACTAGCTTTGACGAGTTCGCCAAGATGTTTATTAATCATTTTGCAGCATCTAAAATTTATGTAAGGGATTCCGACTACCTCAGCACAATCAAGCAAGGGCAGCATGAGAGTCTGAAGGATTACATGATGCGTTTCACCACAGCAGCTATGAAGATTCCCGATCTAAACTCGGAAGTACAGCTACATGCAATCAAAAGCGGCCTTTGACCCGAAAAATTCCAAGAAGCCATAGCTGTAGCAAAGCCGAAAACATTGGAGGAATTCAGGGAAAAGGCCACAGGACAAATTGAGATAGAAGAGCTGCGGGAAACCAGAAGAAGTGAAAGACCACCatcttagaaagaggacgacatGCTGAACAGGTCCCACCATAAGGACCCTAAGAAGACTTTTAAACTAACACCAAAATTCGATTCTTATTCCAAGTTTAACACCAGGAGAGAAGACATCATTAAAGAGATACTGCACAACAAAGTCATAAGGCCACCAGTCAAGGCAGGAACGTACCAAGATCAGAAGTACGTGGACAAAAGCAAACATTGCGCATTCCATCAAAAGTTCGGCCATACAACTGACGAATGTATGGCGGCAAAAGACCTCTTGGAGAGATTATCAAGACAAGGACTCTTGGACAAGTACGTTAGCTCTAGGAGTCGCAAAGAATCAAGCGAGGACCTGCACAAACCGAGGTTCACATCTGAGCACAGAGAAAGAGGAACTTGGCGTAATCCAATAGAAANNNNNNNNNNNNNNNNNNNNNNNNNNNNNNNNNNNNNNNNNNNNNNNNNNNNNNNNNNNNNNNNNNNNNNNNNNNNNNNNNNNNNAGGAATGACCAGCATAGCCAGGAAACGAAGTTATCGGACGATGATGACGATGGAAAGATCTCACCAAAGCTTACCCACCCCGACTTCCACCGCCCACATCAGCTTCAGCAAAGATGACTACAAATCGCAAGCACCGAACTTAGACAACCCGGTGGTAATTTCGGTACACATGGGAGAATTAACGGTGAAAAAGGTCTTACTAGACCCAGGGAGCAGTGCCGACATTTTATTCTATTCAACATTCAAGAAGATGCAGCTGAGCGATAAGGCCTTACAACCATCGGGAGGGGAACTGGCAGGATTCTCGGGCGAAAGAGTCCCTATAGCGGGATATGTATGGTTAAGAACAACATTGGGAGAACCACCGAATTCCAAAACATTAGACATTCAGTTCTTAGTAGTAGATTGTGTTAGCCCATACAACATTATCTTGGGACGTCCCTCCCTTAACTCTTTCGGAGCCATAGTCTCCACCATACACCTTTGTGTCAAATTTTCCTTGCAGGACAACACAATAGCGACAGTTCACTCAGATCACAAAGAGGCAAGACAATGTTACAATGCAAGTTTAAAGAAAATCACACAAGGGAAATACCGAGGATCAACTCCGTATACAACTCGGAAAGCATTCCAAGCCTCGCCGAGATGGATCCCAGGAACGACAACAGCCATCCCTCCCCAACAGACGAAATGCAAAAGGTAATACTAAGGGATAAAAATCAATACACTAACATGGTTCCGCTTTTTCTATAGAAAGGCAACAGCATTTGGAAGATGTTCTAAAAGCAAacgccgacctctttgcctggactcCTGGTGATATGCCCGGAATTGACCCAAACTTCATAAGCCATAAATTAGCAGTCAATCCCAACGTCCGACATATAAGACAAAAAAAAACGAAACCTAGGCACCGAAAAGAGAATGGCGGCAGCAGAAGAAACGCAGAAACTAATTGACGCAGGGTTCATCCGAGAGATTCAATTCGCCTCATGGCTGGCAAACGTGGTAATGGTCAAGAAAAGCTCTGGAAAATGAAGGATGTGCGTCGACTTCATAGATCTCAACAAGGCCTGCCCAAAGGACTCCTACCTATTGCCAAACATCGACAGACTAGTGGACAGTACCTCGGGATACGAAGTGCTaagtttcatggatgcctactccggATATAATCAGATACAAATGCACCCAAACGACGAGGATAAAACGGCATTCGTAACCGACCAAGGAAACTTCTGCTACAAGGTAATGCATATACGTCGACGACATGGTCGTCAAATCCAGCACTGAGAAACAACACGAAGCCGATTTACAGGAAATTTTCCAACAAATTCGGGCTCACAACATGAGACTAAATCCAGAAAAGTGTGCATTCGGCGTACAGAAAGGGAAATTCCTCGGATTTCTGCTGACAAACCGAGGCATAGAGGCAAATCCGGACAAATGTCAGGCAGTCTTAAAAATGCAGTCACCAAAGACAGTTAAAGAAGTACAGCGACTCACAGGTTGCCTAGCAGCCTTATCAAGATTCTTGCCAGCTGTAGCAACAAAGTCCTACCATTTTTTCAAAACCATGAGAAAATCAAATAAGTTCACCTGGACAGAAGAATACGAAAAGGTATTTGCGGAATTCAAACAGATACTAGGATCACCACCTATATTGAAGAGGCCAAAGCAAGGTAAACCATTGTATTTGTTCCTTTCAATTTCCACTAACACTATTGGTTTTGTCTTGNNNNNNNNNNNNNNNNNNNNNNNNNNNNNNNNNNNNNNNNNNNNNNNNNNNNNNNNNNNNNNNNNNNNNNNNNNNNNNNNNNNNNNNNNNNNNNNNNNNNNNNNNNNNNNNNNNNNNNNNNNNNNNNNNNNNNNNNNNNNNNNNNNNNNNNNNNNNNNNNNNNNNNNNNNNNNNNNNNNNNNNNNNNNNNNNNNNNNNNNNNNNNNNNNNNNNNNNNNNNNNNNNNNNNNNNNNNNNNNNNNNNNNNNNNNNNNNNNNNNNNNNNNNNNNNNNNNNNNNNNNNNNNNNNNNNNNNNNNNNNNNNNNNNNNNNNNNNNNNNNNNNNNNNNNNNNNNNNNNNNNNNNNNNNNNNNNNNNNNNNNNNNNNNNNNNNNNNNNNNNNNNNNNNNNNNNNNNNNNNNNNNNNNNNNNNNNNNNNNNNNNNNNNNNNNNNNNNNNNNNNNNNNNNNNNNNNNNNNNNNNNNNNNNNNNNNNNNNNNNNNNNNNNNNNNNNNNNNNNNNNNNNNNNNGAGCAGCATCCAGTATACTTTGTAAGCAAAGTCCTGCAAGACGCCGAGCTCAGATATCCAACAATAGAAAAAATGGCATTCGGCTTAGTAGTCACTGCGCGGCGCTTGAGGCATTTCTTCCAGACACATCCGATCATTGTACACACGGGTCATCCCCTACGACAAATATTATCAAAACCGGACTTAGCAGGGCAGATGACAAAATGGGCGATTGAGCTCTCTGAATTCGACATATCATATCAGTCAAGAGGATCACCCAAAGCTCAAGCATTAGCCAACTTCGTAACAGAATTCACAAACAAAGAAGAGCATCCCAAAGTATGGGAATTATATGTGGACGGAGCATCAAACGAAAACGGATGTGGGGCAGGAATCCTCCTAAAGGATGATGAAGGGGTCCAGGCCGAGCAGTCGATCAAATTCCTCTTTCAGGCGACAAACAACCAAGCCGAATACGAGGCTTTATTGGCGGGCTTACGACTGGCCAAGGAAGTAGGGATCTCTAACCTAACCGTACACTGTGACTCACTACTTGTGGTACAACAGGTAAACGGCCAATTTCAGGTACGAGATACACtcttagaaaaatatttgaattcgGTCAAAGCCctaataaaatcttttcaaaattttgaaatattacaCATACCTAGAGATCAAAATCACAAAGCCGACATTTTATCAAAATTAGCCACACATAGGGTAACCGAACAAACGGATAAGCTCCGCCATATTACACTAACAGAACCAAGTTTAGATACAAAATCTGTTTTTAGTATCTCACGGGAAGAAGAAGATTGGAGAAAAATATTCATCGCATACTTAAGAAGCAGAGAGATACCAGAAGGCGAAAAACCAAGGGCGTTCAGATACAAGGCAAACCAGTATACTCTATTGGGAGCCGAACTATACAAACGAGTAATCTCCCGACCTCTTTTGAAATGTCTTGGGCCAGCAGAAGCAGAAACCACCATGAATGAGTTACATGACGGAATCTGTGGAAACCACACCGGAAGTAGAAGCCTAGTTACGAGAATATTACGAGCTGGCTATTACTGGCCGGCGATGAGAAAAGATTGCAGAGATAAGGTACAAAGCTGTGACGCATGCCAAAAATGTGCACCGCTTATCCACAACCCAGCCGAACTCTTACACACATCGACTATCAGCTGGCCTTTTCACAAATGGGGAATGGATATACTCGGACCATTACCAATCTCTACAGGACAGGTAAAATTCCTACTCGTAGCTATtgattatttcacaaaatgggTGGAAGCACAACCTCTCGCAAAAATCACAGCCGAAAAGGTACAAAATTTTATTTGGAAGTCAATCATATGTAGATTTAGTTTACCTAGAGAAATTTTATCTGATAATGGTAGGCAATTTACGGATAAAAAAATTGTATCATATCTCACAGACCTGCATATCAAACACCATTTTTTCTCTGTCGAGCACCCACAAACAAACGGGCTTGCAGAGGCAGCTAACAAAGTCATCTTGCAGgcattaaaaaagaaattaacagATGCCAAAGGACGATGGGCTGAGCTCATACCAGAGGTACTATGGAGCTATAACACAACACCTCACACAACAATAAATGAAAGCCCATTCCGACTAGTATACGACGCAGAATGTATGATACCAGTCGAAATAAGCCAAGGATCCAGCAGAACCGAATACTTCAACGAAAAAGACAACTCGGAGGATAGAACAACCGAGCTCGACCtaattgatgaagaacgaagccTTGCCGAACTAAGACAGCAGGCAATGCAAGCAACGATAAGGAAACAATATAATAAAAGAGTAAGACCGAGAATACTACAAGAAGGAGACTTGGTCCTGCGACAAATGGAAGAAGTCCAAAAACCACCCGGACAGGAGAAGTTGGCCGCCAATTGGGAAGGTCCTTTTCGCATTTCCAAAGTCATCGGAAAAGGAGCATACTGCCTGGAAACACTAGAAGGAGTGCCCCTCCCCAACACTTGGAACATTTCATCACTAAAAATGTACTACAGTTGaattttttcaatgaaaataTGAGCTGGccatgtactctttttcctgatcACGAGGTTTTTCCCTAAGGAGGGTTTTACTCGGACAAGTTTTAACAAGGCCGACCATATCATATGTCAAACAGTTCAATAAATATCACTATCAACCTATCCATACATATctctaaaaacaatgctaaacgTGTATAAATCAAACAAGCCTTGCAAATTGATAACAACAAATAACAGACCGACCCTATGAAGTCGGAAACGACAATTAAACAAGCAGGGAATATCTATTAACAAAACAACTAGCATACGAAGGCTAGCACAAATATCCACAAGTGAAAGTCAAAAGCCGACAACAAGTCAGAAATAAAGTTCAAAACACTCCGATTAAAGcggagaattacaaaataacataaaaatccTTTTTCAAGGAGGAGGAATGCTTTCAGCCTGATCTTCGACACCTTCATCGTCAGCAAGGTGACCGTCAACAACAATTTTCACCACATTAAGCTTCCCGACATCAAATTCCGGGGAGAACAATGAAATCTGGCTGACAGCACGGTCAAACCCAGCAATGAACATGTCCATCTTTTCCTCCTCAAGCTCATTCAGACGAGCAGTCATTTCACCTTTAACTTTATCATTTTCCTTGAAATCAGCCTGGAGCAGTCTAATTTGCTCCTGAAGACGCCCCACTTcgtcttccttttctttcttcagCAATCTGATCTACTCTTTCAGATCCACCATttcatcttctttctctttcaTCTTAGCGGTCACATCGACAACaaccttttccttttccttcaaCAGACGTTCAAAAGACGCATCTTTCTCGACCACAACCTGTTGCTCAGAACTCAACAGCTCGGTCGTGCGACCAACGCATAGTAACCAAGAAGCAACAATCTGCATAAACACATATCTTAATATAACAATACAAACTAAACAAGAATGAAAGGAACGTCGGCAGAAAGGATACCTGAATAAATTTTCCCATCCCCTCAAGCCCTACCCGACGAGTGAGAGCCATGTCCCCAGGATACTGAGAAACACGATCTGCAAGCTCTGCAAGGGGGAATTGGTCGCTCCACAGCGAATGCGAATTGGCACCAGGCAAAAAACCATGCAAGCGACACTGTCGCTCAAATACAGACCTCGTAGCAGGATTCTGATCACCCTCGAAAATCACCTCCAATGACTTCTCAGATTCAGTCCTCCTCCTTTTTGGGAAAGGGGGAGCCTGGGTAGCAGAAAAGGCAGCATCACCCTCCGTATCTTTCACAAGACCAGAAACGCTACCACCTTTTTCACTTTTCTTCTTCAAATAAGCTTGGAACTTAGCCGAATTCAGATTTAGCAACTTACTACCTGCAACATCAAACACAAAGAAATCCGAGGTTAGCAAATACGAAgccaaagaaaacaaaaacacaaaaggTCCAATTACCTATATACAATTCCAGCTCATTCACGTCATTTTCCGCCTCAAATTTTAATAGGTCGGGAATACACAAACATTCTCCCTCAGCAAAATTCTCAATAAGATACTCTAGCAGACAATCCTCTTCCTCACTCCTCTCATCAGCTTCTAGAATTTGTAAAGGCTCCGAACACCAAAACAAAAGAAACTTCTCTATCATCTCATCATCCAAATAAAACGGATATACAGACTCCAACGACCGAACTTTGACAAACATtgacttgaaatttttaaaagaagACTTATACAGCAAAAATAGGGAGCGACCAGGAAAACTACTCAAACAGACCCATAACCCTTTATGAACCCCTTTAGACTGAAACAGAGAAAAGAAAACATTTAACGAAGGGGGAAAGCCAAGAAAACCCATCAGAACCTCGAAGACACGCAAGAAGGCCCACGAGTTGGGATGCAACTGTGATGGGGCACAGTTCAACTGGGTCAAAATCCTACACTCAAAATCCGAGAAGGGTAAACGTACATGCAACTCAGTCAAACAGGGGACATACATATAGAAGTAGCTCCAGTCCCCCCCGCCTCACTAGAACAGGGGAGCAACTCAACACGGATATTCGACCCAGCCCTAACAAACCCTTCAATACCCAGAGAAGACTCAGGATCGCAAAATGAAGAGGCACGAGTCTTCACATCATCGTAAACCCAATGATAAGGGTTATCTTTATTTACTTCGACTACCTtaatcttctctttctctttttctctaaCCATCTTTCTTTTTGAAGATCAGTAAGAAGGGAAGAAATAAAACAGAATAGAAGAAACTAAGAGACAGGAAACTAACCTCTGGAAGACATGACTCCTGAGAACTAATAACACTTTTTTGCAAACTGAAAATATGTTCCGTTAAGCATACATGTTTAATTATTGCAAGCCCACTATCTTAGTGGGAAGTGGAAACAACAACAATCACGCGCCCAAATGTAAAACGGTTCGATTCCAATATAGTAAAAGCAGAAAATTTATTACATCCCGGTTTACGAGGTAAAAGATCACcttaaattcaaatcaattttCAATTCTTACTTTCAGTTTCTCAtcttttaaactaaaaaaaaatttcctGAAAACCCAAGCTTGACACGCGCGTTGAGCTTATGAGCTCTAAAATATCTCACTACGCCGAGGTATAAAATCCAACAATAAGCTCAACTTGCTGCAAATACACCAagtcaagcttgggggctgtgtacTGAACCTTCACAAAATCGGATAAAACCGAACAGATACCTCGGCTCAACGGCTCAAATCAAACGAATCACGTCCCGCGGATCTCGGATTAAAACGTCCCACTCAATCTCGGACTACAACAAACAAGAATCACGGAGGCTAATGGACCACTAAGTGAACAGATTACGTTATAAAGCCAGGCCGAGGGATTAAGCAACACACACGAGAAAGAGAAAAAACCCAGCATACTCACTGAGATCACCCCTACTCTCATCCACCTCttttatttaatcttttattttactGACTTAGgcgtcggagtcctttttgcaggtaCCACGCTCGGGTTCAGATTCTTGAGGATACAATTCAGCCAGCTTGGGTTGCCGAGCTCAGCTCGATTGATAGGAAACCGACGTATAGCTCAGCATCAGTATCCATACAGGAATATTATACATCTAACATTTATAGTTTCAAACTCATaatattcataataaaaaaattgatgctaatttattatttttattatttatccgttattcttttattttatatgtcataaatcaacaattttaaatatttcaaattttaaNNNNNNNNNNNNNNNNNNNNNNNNNNNNNNNNNNNNNNNNNNNNNNNNNNNNNNNNNNNNNNNNNNNNNNNNNNNNNNNNNNNNNNNNNNNNNNNNNNNNNNNNNNNNNNNNNNNNNNNNNNNNNNNNNNNNNNNNNNNNNNNNNNNNNNNNNNNNNNNNNNNNNNNNNNNNNNNNNNNNNNNNNNNNNNNNNNNNNNNNNNNNNNNNNNNNNNNNNNNNNNNNNNNNNNNNNNNNNNNNNNNNNNNNNNNNNNNNNNNNNNNNNNNNNNNNNNNNNNNNNNNNNNNNNNNNNNNNNNNNNNNNNNNNNNNNNNNNNNNNNNNNNNNNNNNNNNNNNNNNNNNNNNNNNNNNNNNNNNNNNNNNNNNNNNNNNNNNNNNNNNNNNNNNNNNNNNNNNNNNNNNNNNNNNNNNNNNNNNNNNNNNNNNNNNNNNNNNNNNNNNNNNNNNNNNNNNNNNNNNNNNNNNNNNNNNNNNNNNNNNNNNNNNNNNNNNNNNNNNNNNNNNNNNNNNNNNNNNNNNNNNNNNNNNNNNNNNNNNNNNNNNNNNNNNNNNNNNNNNNNNNNNNNNNNNNNNNNNNNNNNNNNNNNNNNNNNNNNNNNNNNNNNNNNNNNNNNNNNNNNNNNNNNNNNNNNNNNNNNNGTGATGTTTTGGCTACTTAAAATTATTAGAATtttaattaagaaataaaaaatttttatttaatattaaatttaagataaaaattcatatataattatttttatgtaaaattaatagttaaaaattattaataatttgacatatttaaataaattattatctaatagtTATTAACAATTAATTTTATGTAAAGATAACTGCCCATAAATTTTGATCAAAATTTAAACGTTAAATATATAGGGTTGATCGAAccctatatatttaaatttttcatATTTGTTTAAGCGGATTAATGAGTTAATTACTAGATCAACCTAACTTGTTAGGATGTGTAGCGTTATTTAATAAACTTTTTTAGGTAGGCAATGTTttttttgaataatgtaaattaaacaataaattctaaaattggcccaataaaataaaaatatactacatTTCTAAATTACTCacataaatcttaatattaggataactATCTACGcacataataaattgaacatttaatatattcattgttcacattatttaatatttttattgtctatttatattttttttatttaatatatatatggtATTGTTGACAAATTGATCAATTCCGGGCGGATTTAAAGGTGGATGGGATAACTTGAAAGCAAAAAGATCCGAAAGTGGAGAACGTATAAAAGAGGACCACAAGACCCAAACCATTGAATTTCAAAAGTTAAGGTCAAAACCAGACACCGTttctttataaatattaaaataaagaaattcgAATTTTAATTATAGGGTTTCAAAAAAGTATAGGTagaaaatgaaaatattaaac contains the following coding sequences:
- the LOC107633865 gene encoding uncharacterized protein LOC107633865, giving the protein MTDYSETQQPPRTNADLTAANAALLAENQRMAEILAAMQNNGDRKVDSKRTNADQHEEHQSESNAKTGETTLKIERRRANPREDIIKEILHNKVIRPPVKAGTYQDQKYVDKSKHCAFHQKFGHTTDECMAAKDLLERLSRQGLLDKYVSSRSRKESSEDLHKPRFTSEHRERGTWRMTSIARKRSYRTMMTMERSHQSLPTPTSTAHISFSKDDYKSQAPNLDNPVVISVHMGELTVKKVLLDPGSSADILFYSTFKKMQLSDKALQPSGGELAGFSGERVPIAGYVWLRTTLGEPPNSKTLDIQFLVVDCVSPYNIILGRPSLNSFGAIVSTIHLCVKFSLQDNTIATVHSDHKEARQCYNASLKKITQGKYRGSTPYTTRKAFQASPRWIPGTTTAIPPQQTKCKR